In Sesamum indicum cultivar Zhongzhi No. 13 linkage group LG8, S_indicum_v1.0, whole genome shotgun sequence, the sequence TCTTGCTCATGTACTCAAAcaacatgaaaattttatgaaaaaattcaacaagtGCATATTCAAGTCATTGACAGATGAAGAGTTTGACATGAGGTGGTGGAAGATGGTCGGCAGATTTgaactacaagaaaatgaatggGTTCATTCAATGTATGTGGACCGTAAAAAATGGGTTCCCACTTTCATGAGAGACATATTTTTGGCTGGGTTGTCTACATATCAGCGTTCTGAAAGTGTGAACTCTTTCTTTGACAAATACATTCACAAAAAGATCAATCTGAAAGAGTTTGTGAGACAATATGGGGCAATACTTCAAAATAGGTATGAAGAGGAAGACATGGCAGACTTTGATACTTTGCACAAACAACCAGCGCTCAGGTCACCTTCTCCTTGGGAAAAACAAATGTCGACAATTTTGACGCATgcaatatttagaaaattccAAGTTGAGGTTTTGGGTGTGGTAGGATGCCATCCCAAGAAAGAGAAGGAGATGGGAGCCAATGTTATTTTTAGAGTTGACGATTGTGAAAAAACTGAGAATTTTGTGGTTACATGGAATGAGGCAAAGTCAGAAGTTTCTTGTTCATGTCTAATGTTTGAATATAAAGGTTTTCTCTGCAGACATTCAATGATTGTCCTCCAAATATGTGGTCTTCCTAGTATCCCATCTCGATATATCCTTAAGAGGTGGACAAAAGATGCCAAGAGCAGACAGGCTGTGGTAGATGGAAATGAAAGAATCCAAACTAGGGTGCAAAGATACAATGATCTTTGTAAGCGGGCTATTGAACTAGGAGAAGAAGGTTCTTTGTCTGAGGAGAATTACAACATTGCTTGTCGTGCTTTAGTCGAAGCTCTGAAGAACTGTGTGAATGTTAATAACAGAACTGCTGCAGAATGTAGTAATAACTCTGTGGGACTTCGTTGTGCTGAGGAAGAGAACCAGTTGCTCCATGTGACCAAAacaaacaagaagaagaatacaAACAAGAAGAGAAAGGTTATATCCGTATTTCTTGCTTCCAATATCTTTGTCTTTGTGACTCTTAAGGAATTTATGTGAAGCAATGTTTCCATCTCAGTTACAACCAGAGCCAGAAGCAGTTGTTATTGAGGCTTCTGACAGTTTGCAACAAATGGTGAGCTATACCAATAGAGTCATAAAGTTTGAATTGGTTACTGCGAGTTTGCATGTCAAATAACCAGCCACAATGTTACCAAAATAACCTTGAGTTTGGACTTTCTGAAATTAAAGGGCTAaacataaattcttttatgcttgacacaaaaaaagaaattattgacattaaattttttgtcataGGAAAACCTAAGCTCGGAAGGAATTACCCTGAATGGATACTATGGATCCCAACAGCACGTCCATGGACTGGTACGGTTTTCTGCAACCCCCACCaatatgataatgaaaaattttggtgACCAAGTATCATACTTGCTGAATATATGATTCCATGGAGcgtcaaatttttatattaaggCATGATGAATGACAATACACCTTTTGTTAATGATCCAGTTAAATTTGATGGAGCCGCCACATGATGCTTACTATGTCAGTCAACAGACGATGCAGGGGCTGGTATGTCATTGATTTTCGTTTGAGATAGTGCCCTTTACATCTATTGCCTTCTTAGGCTTCGCTGTCTCTTTTACTCATGAAGTAAGTTGGGACTATATGTGGTTTGTGTTTGTATTGTAGGGACAGTTGAACTCGATTGCGTCTAGCCATGATGGTTTTTATGGGGCTCAACAGAGCATGCCCGGACTGGTATTGTAGTTCATTATGACACGATCTTGTAATGTGATTATATGGCACAAGTTAGATTATCATTTGCCTCTTTCCTCTGTTTACGCAGGGGCATCTCGACTTCAGACAACCAGCTTTCACTTATGGCATGGCGGTCAGTTTTAGGAACATTATGTTTGAAGTTGGTAATTACTTTATGAACTTTCAGTGTCACCATAACACACGTTTTCACACTGATTCCAGGATGAGCATAATGTGAGACCGGCCCAGTTGCACGGCACTGCTAGACATGCTTGAGGAGTTCAAGATGACGGTCGCAGATGTAGATAAATTAGAACCTCAGAAGTCTTTTAAGAACTCTGCAGCTTCTGAATTTCTGCAGAGAAGATCCACTAACTTTTTGATGTAAAGTcacattaaaatttgtaaGTCAGTTTCTGTATCCAGCTTTCACTTCTTTTCCCctgtaattatttgatttatctttcttttagCAGATCATTTATGAAGAAATCTCTGATTTCTTTCTACCAAATGAGCATGGGGCCTCTGTACTATGCAAACATGCCcttgaaattctaattagGCTGAAGGAATGGGAAGAAATGAAGAATGAAGTGTGTCTCTTGGATTCGGAAATTCTAGCCTGAATTGGGTTTTAGCTGCATCTAATCCAACGGTACAGATTGAAACTACTTTATGGATAATTACGTCGCCTTCCTTTGAGATATGGCCGTTAAAAGAACCCTAACGTGCTTGATAAAATCACTCTTTTACCCTTCATTGTAAATCACACAAACCTCCTTGAGGTTTATTCAAATTACGTGGACATCCCCTATGTTTTGTCATATTATAATTGCCCTCttcaagaaaatatgttttataaCTAGATCCCTACAATTTGATCTTTATTAAGatgaaataataagaaaagataagTATTTGTTTTAACCatgaacaaaattaatatccgaattcaaaattaagtccaaatattatattcaaatttaaatctcAATTTGGGTGattatcttttcctttttaaatttcCACTTGC encodes:
- the LOC105167437 gene encoding protein FAR-RED IMPAIRED RESPONSE 1, with product MVDYEDNVECGEEGIGLNMVDVVDAGENRDGQVSSSHKGDILGIEGDNFEPHDGIEFESHEAAYSFYQEYAKSMGFTTSIKNSRRSKKTKEFIDAKFACSRYGVTPESESGSSRRPSVKKTDCKASMHVKRKRDGKWYIHEFIKEHNHELLPALAYHFRIHRNVKLAEKNNIDILHAVSERTRKMYVEMSRQSGGSFNSCLSKNEFDHQFDRGRYLALEEGDAQVMLEYFVQIQKENPGFFYAIDLNEDQRLRNLFWVDAKTRKDYISFSDAVFFDTSYIKINEKMPIALFLGVNHHFQPMLLGCALLADETKPTFVWLMKTWLRAMGGQAPTVIITDPDKQLKSAIEEVFPYSRHCFALWHILERIHETLAHVLKQHENFMKKFNKCIFKSLTDEEFDMRWWKMVGRFELQENEWVHSMYVDRKKWVPTFMRDIFLAGLSTYQRSESVNSFFDKYIHKKINLKEFVRQYGAILQNRYEEEDMADFDTLHKQPALRSPSPWEKQMSTILTHAIFRKFQVEVLGVVGCHPKKEKEMGANVIFRVDDCEKTENFVVTWNEAKSEVSCSCLMFEYKGFLCRHSMIVLQICGLPSIPSRYILKRWTKDAKSRQAVVDGNERIQTRVQRYNDLCKRAIELGEEGSLSEENYNIACRALVEALKNCVNVNNRTAAECSNNSVGLRCAEEENQLLHVTKTNKKKNTNKKRKLQPEPEAVVIEASDSLQQMENLSSEGITLNGYYGSQQHVHGLLNLMEPPHDAYYVSQQTMQGLGQLNSIASSHDGFYGAQQSMPGLGHLDFRQPAFTYGMADEHNVRPAQLHGTARHA